The following proteins are co-located in the Mesorhizobium sp. M1E.F.Ca.ET.045.02.1.1 genome:
- a CDS encoding aminomethyltransferase family protein, which translates to MNHHSSIKPSTARTLAQSHFRTLRHDTPFQPRIDALALKNDWYNWAGYRAPHSLWDEELEYFAIRSQAALFDISPMTKYRIEGPDAEAYLDRVTLRDVTRLKPSRVHYTAWCDDEGFVLDDGTLFRLSPTRFRLCSQERHLPWLLDSAIGYDVIVEEETEAVAGLALQGPTSFAILRDAGFAGVERLKVFDLAEFAHDGAAVTISRTGFTGDLGYELFVPAGKALSLWDRLMAAGELRGIRAIGYTALNRARLEAGLIVANADFTTAEHAIRADRLRMPDEIGLGFMVDPEMRHFNGRRAILEARAKRRLRHVLVGLEIEGNIPAEHAIVYYRKSQEVGLVSAAMWSPMAKRNIAIASLQRPYGDTIVDDLWVEIYAMRELQYQKLMKRAKIVPRPFIRLDRRTANPPADF; encoded by the coding sequence ATGAATCATCATTCCTCCATCAAGCCATCGACCGCCCGCACCCTGGCACAATCCCACTTCCGCACGCTCCGGCACGACACGCCCTTCCAGCCACGCATCGACGCGTTGGCACTGAAGAACGACTGGTACAACTGGGCCGGCTACCGCGCGCCGCATTCGCTGTGGGACGAGGAGCTCGAATATTTCGCCATCCGCAGCCAGGCAGCACTGTTCGACATCTCGCCGATGACCAAATACCGGATCGAGGGCCCCGACGCCGAAGCTTATCTCGACCGCGTCACGCTGCGCGACGTGACCAGGCTGAAGCCCAGCCGTGTCCATTACACCGCCTGGTGCGACGACGAGGGTTTCGTGCTCGACGACGGCACCTTGTTCCGGCTGTCGCCGACGCGCTTCCGGCTGTGCTCGCAGGAGCGGCATTTGCCCTGGCTGCTCGACAGCGCAATAGGCTACGACGTCATCGTCGAGGAAGAGACCGAGGCCGTCGCCGGGCTGGCGCTGCAGGGTCCCACCTCCTTCGCCATCCTGCGCGATGCGGGCTTCGCCGGCGTCGAACGGCTGAAGGTCTTCGACCTCGCCGAGTTCGCGCATGACGGCGCAGCCGTCACCATCTCGCGCACCGGCTTCACCGGCGACCTCGGCTATGAGCTGTTCGTGCCTGCCGGCAAGGCGCTGAGCCTGTGGGACCGGCTGATGGCGGCCGGCGAGCTGCGCGGCATCCGCGCCATCGGCTACACGGCGCTGAACCGCGCCCGGCTCGAAGCCGGGCTGATCGTCGCCAATGCCGACTTCACCACCGCCGAGCATGCCATCCGCGCCGACCGGCTGCGCATGCCGGACGAGATCGGCCTCGGCTTCATGGTCGATCCGGAGATGAGGCACTTCAACGGCCGCCGCGCCATCCTGGAAGCAAGGGCCAAGCGCAGGCTGCGTCACGTGCTGGTCGGGCTGGAGATCGAAGGCAACATCCCGGCCGAGCATGCCATCGTCTACTATCGCAAAAGCCAGGAGGTCGGGCTGGTGAGCGCGGCGATGTGGTCGCCCATGGCCAAGCGCAACATCGCCATCGCCTCGTTGCAGAGGCCCTATGGCGACACGATCGTCGACGACCTCTGGGTCGAGATCTATGCCATGCGCGAATTGCAGTACCAGAAGCTGATGAAGCGGGCGAAGATCGTGCCGCGGCCCTTCATCAGGCTCGACCGCCGCACCGCCAACCCGCCGGCGGATTTCTAA